Part of the Spirochaeta cellobiosiphila DSM 17781 genome, AATATCTTAACCAAATAAGGAAGAATAATGAATCCCTATAAAAAAATTGCTCTAGTTATAATATTCATGGCATTGGGGCTTGCATTGGCGCCCTTTACCAGTATCCCCATAGGAATAGCAAAGATTAATCCAACACAACATTTTATAAATGTATTACTTGCCATATTGGCAGGGCCTTGGGCTAGCGTTTTGTCAGCGACTGGTTTAGCCATCATCAGGAATTCCCTAGGACTAGGAACAATATTAGCCTTTCCTGGTGGAATGATAGGTGCTTTTATTGCTGGAGTTCTATACAAAATAACCGGAAAATTCATTAGTGCTTCAATGGGAGAAGTAATAGGATCAGGTATATTAGCTCCCCTTATCAGTAGTATCCTTATAGCTCCTTTTATTATGGGGAAACATATTGGAATTGTAGCTTTAATTCCCTCCTTCTTATTAAGTAGCCTGAGTGGAAGTATTCTTGCCTATATCACTATTATATCATTAAAGAAAGCCAATGTATTACCTGAACGATCTATGCCTCTACATAAATAATCGTCTCATTCTATCTGAGATAACAGAAGTAATAAAAAAAGGTGAACTCATACACTTAAAAGGAAGTAATGGTTCTGGGAAGACAAGCTTTTTAAGGATATTAGCAGATCTAATTCCTTCCCTCTATCCAGGAGTGATCCAGGGCAACATAAAAAAAGAACAGACAACTGTAGGATTGACAGGCCCTTGGGCTAGTAGCCGTTTATTTTGCAAAACAGTATGGGAAGAATTAACTTTTGCACAAGGATCTAGAGAAGAACTAGTTGAACAATATTTGGACTTTTTTCAGATCAACCATCTAAAAGAAAGACATCCTCACCAATTATCAGGAGGTCAGCAACAGCTTATTTTACTAATTGCCTTTTTATCATTGGATCGATCGGTTTATCTATTGGATGAGCTGCTTACTCAATTATCTACTCCCTATAGGCAAAAAGTGTTGGATTTGACAAGGCAATTACATTCAGATGGTAAAACGATCGTAATAATTGATCATACTTATTCTGTAAAAGAAGCAAGAACTATAATGTTACCATCTATAGGACGTGAAATTTTAATGCCTCAAGATAAGATAAGAAAAAATCTTATCCCTAAAGACAAAGAACTATGCCTAATTAACTTCCAGCCTCAACTTACAGGTTTTATTCAACCAATTTTTAATATTAAATTAGAACCTGGGACAATGTGCCTGATAAAAGGTGATATTGGTTCTGGAAAGTCGACCTTACTAAAAGCAATAGCTGGTCTTATCAAATCAAAAGGTAAATGTACTTATGGTAATCAACCTATTAATATTGGAATCTGCGGTTATGCTTCTCAAACACCAGATACCTCATTCATCTGCTCCACTGTTTTTAAAGAAATAGAATTTACTCCCAGAAAGCTTGAACGCTATAATCCTAATCTGATAGATAATTTACTTGATGATCTGAATTTAAGATATTTATCTGATCAATCCCCTTTCTCCCTTAGCTTTGGAGAAAAAAAAAGGCTACAATTAGCCATGCTCCTTAGCTTTGAACCTCCCATACTACTTCTTGATGAAATTGATTCTGGTCTGGATAAAATCTCGCTAAAAACAATAACCCATGTTGTAGAAAATTACCTAGCAGCAGGCAATATTGTTTTATGGGTTAGTCATTCTTTAAAGCCCAAAAAATCGGACATTGTCATTGACCTATAAACTACTACTTACCCTATCTATTGTAAACTTGATACTAATCTATACATTTCCCAAAGTAAGTATGATAACTACGTTACTAATTACAATTACACTCTTCATAAGAAACAGGGAACAGCTACAAAAAGTTGTAAAACTACTTTTCTCTTCAAGCTTATTTATATGTTTTATCTATCTAGTAGCAGGAGAATGGTATGGGGGAATTCGTACAATAACGACATTATGGTTATCAACCTTAACGTTACAGCTCTATTTTTCTTATTATCCTGATCTTTCTCTCTATCTCCTACTTACTAAAACTGGTTTTCCTAAAAATTTTTCCTTCTTATTGTATTGTTCTGTAAACTACAGCTTCATGATCACACCTATTATAAGGGAAATAAAAAATAACATTAGATTAAGAGGAATTGATATCCAGAAAGGATGGAGGGGCGTTCCTTATTGGCCACATCTCATATTACCTTTGATAGTTAGACTCATTAAAGGATCAGATTATTTAGCAGAAAGCTTACTTTTACGTAATCATTATTTGACTTGTCAGAAATGCAGTACTATGTTGAATAAAGAAGTTCCCAGCTCTAAGGAGAAAATATGAATGTTAATAAGTTTATAACAACAGGATTCTTACTTTTATTAAGTGGGCTCATTTTTGGTCAAAACATAGAGAATAAAAAAGGAAAGGAAGTCATGGTAAAGGAAATCACCTATCATGTAGATGGTCAGAGATTAGTCGCTTATCTCGCCTATGAGGATAATAATACAAAAAAACCTGGAGTGATTGTTGTTCATGAATGGACAGGATTAAATGACTATGCAAAAAAGAGAGCTAGAGATTTAGCAACAGAAGGATACATTGCTTTAGCCATAGATATGTATGGAGATGGTAAAGAGATAGACGTTTCTAAAGCTCGGCAAATGTCCAGCAAAGTAGGATCTGACTTTGATTTGATAAAAAAAAGATTCAATGCAGGCCTTGATGTCCTAAAGAGTCAACCGAATGTGGATACATCAAGACTGGGAGCGATAGGGTACTGTTTTGGAGGTGGTATTGTTTTAAACATGGCACGTATGGGAGTTGATTTAAAGGGAATCGTCAGTTTTCATGGAACGATCAATACAGGTCTGAATGCAAAACCAGGTGATATTAAGACAAAACTATTGGTCATACAAGGTCAAGGAGATCCTGTAACTCCTCCAGAACGTCAGGAAGCATTTAAACAAGAAATGTCCAACGCTAAAGCTGATTACAAGTATATTATTTATCCTGGAGTTAATGCCCATAATTTTACGAACCCCTCTGGACAAACTTTCTATCCAGAAGAAGCTTCTCAAGCATGGAAAGAGATGTTGGTTTTCTTCAAAGAGAATCTATAAATTCAACAGCTTTCTCAATAAAATATTCATCATTTGAAGGAGATAAAATGTCGCCAGCTATAACATGCATTTCTTCATTATCTCCTTCTACAATTGGAAGAATCTCTTTCTTTACAGAACTAAATTGATTAAAAACCTTTTCAGTTCTTTTTGGCTCAACTACATGATCTTTTGGTGAGTAAAAAATTAATACAGGTACTTTGATATCTTCAATATTAGACTTTTCTGTAGCTTTTACAAGATCCATCATGGGAAACAAAGCTTGTGTTGGATAGGACTCAGTCCAATAGAGGGCATGTTGTTCATTTAGAGGAGTAAAACTGGTCTCCTTACCAATAATGGGAACTAACCAGTTTTTCGCTCCTGGCCATGTTAATAGGGTTGACATTTTATTCTTAGGATAAAAATTGGGAGATATAAACAACAAAGCTTCTATGTCTTCTTGGCTACGTGTTGCATACCATGTTTCTAAAGTTGCGCCTGTAGACGTACCCATCAATATAACTTTTTCTCCGATTTTCTTACCAATGTCCATGGCTTCTTCCATATCCTGAAACCAGTCCTCTAATGAAGCAGAACCTAAAGCCTCTCCTGTTCTCCCATGCCCCTTTAATCTCGTAAAAAAGATATTGGCGCCAATTCGATCAGCAATTTGATCTGGAACAGGTTCTACTTCCATTCGCGTTGCGGAAAATCCATGAATATACACTATAGATAGGGGTGTTTTGCGTCCAGATTCTTTATACCAATGTATGACTTTTTCCGTACCGGGAACAATGTCATCATATTTAGACTCTTCTTCTACTAAATAAGCATCCAAATCTTTAACATTTAAGAAAGAAGCATCAAGATTGTCCTGTTCATATTTCTGACAAGAAATCAATGATAATAAGCTCATAAGTAGTATAATGCATATTTTCACAACAATAGCCTCCTGTCTGTTAACAATACCACAGGAATAAAAAACAATGAATAATTGAAAAATATCTGATATCCTTTGTAAAGCTATGTTTATGTGGGAGTAAAGACATATGAAAGTTTTTTTAAAAACACTTGGAATTATATCAATCACAATTGTTGCAATTATAGCTATAACTGTTGGTACTTTTGCCATCCTGGCTTTATTAGATCATGGAAAATCATCTGATTATTTTCCCACAGACAGTACTTTGAGAATTGAGGTTACTTCAGTTGGTGATCTAATTGAAGAATTAACAGATTGGGAAGTCTCAGATATTGTTTTATCAGAACCTGAGATGAAAGATATATATCAATCCTTTCTTGAATGGAAAAACAACCCGGTTAGAGAGAATTTTTTGGTCAAAAGAGCTATGTCTTTAGATGCGAATATCTTATTCAATGATAATTTTGATCCTTTAATCATTATTAATATGGGTTGGAGATCCTTTGTCAATAGAATCATACTATGGTCAGAACCATTACTAGGCTTCTCCCCTATCGAAATAAAGAAAACTAATTTTGAAGGTCACAGCTATTTTACCATAATCCCTCCCAAGAAAACACAGGCAGAAGAGGTGGAAGCTAAAGAATCAAAACCTATTTATGTCTTTATAAAAGGAAAAATACTTCTGATAAGTACAAATGAAAAATTTATACAAGATACCTTAATGGGAGCCCCTTTTGCACAAACACATCAACTTAACTACTCTTTTAGCACAAATCCTTTAATCAAAATACACTTAAATACACAAAAACTTGTTCAGATGTTTCAGAAAGATTTTCCTGACTTAATACCATTAAGTAATAGATTGAACTTCAATAAGGAAACTTTATTGGCCGTTGATATTAAGAAGGGAGAAATTAATTTGGAAGGCTATACTCCTTTTCATACAGATACTGAAGATTTAGTGGAATACCTCAGTTATGACCCTGGTTATTTAAGAGTCCCACAATATTTACCAGATTCTGTTAATATTTTAACTGGATTCCGTTTTAGAAATTTTGATAGTCTAATAAATCTTGTTAATAATTTTATAGATAATAAAAAACAAATTAATCTATCCAATTTTGATGTTTTAACAAAATCTATTCTGGGCCTTTCTTCTCAGGAGTTAGTTACAGATTGGCTGGGCCGGGAAGCAGGGGCTTTCACTCTAAAAGGATATAGTAGCAATCCTGTAATGTTTGTGGAGATAGAAAATCAAGAGAACTTGGATAAGGTATTTGAAAAATTAAAAAATAACTTATTCATTAAGGCGAAGGATAATTTAGTTATCGACAAAATAAGAGTAGCAAGTCTAAATTTTCCTGCACCACTAATGAAAGTTTTAGAAGTTTTCACAGGACCTATAGATACACCTTATATGGTACGTAAAGGTAATTATTTGTATCTCTCAAATAATCCTGAAACACTTGCTCACTTGTTGAAAGAGATAAAAGGAAAAAATTATTTATCAGATTCTAAATCCTTCAAAAATGTTACAGGTAAATTACCTAGCAGAAGTCCTTTTCTTTTTTATTATGACCTAAATTCAGCGATGCCAAGATTCTTATTAAGCCAAAACGTCTTAGCAAAAATTTTCCGTTTATATGAGAAAGGACATTTTTATATCTCTTATCATCAAGAAGAAATCAGATTCCAATTTCATGGAGACAAATCTCCTATCACAGGAACAACAAATTTTCCTGGATTTCCTGTAGATACTCATGAGAAAATTAATAGTCAGGTTATTGTTGGAGATATCGGAGAATCAGCACTACCGGAACTGTCCTTTCTTAACACCAAAAATGAAATGATCATAACAAATATGATTGGAATCAAATTATCCAGAACAACTATGCCAGATAGAACAAGTCTCTTAAAAGCTGTCCCCCAAATTGGCATACTGACTTATGGTAGTAGTGGATTTCTCAGTATTCCTATAGAGGGCATAGGTATGGATCAACAGGAAAAGAAAGTCGAATGGGATTGGACTTTTGACCCTACCCCCTATAAGGATGGCTATATCATATTTGATAAGTCTCTACAAAAGCTCATCTATCTTCGTGACAATGGTTCCTATCCTTTACCACAAATATATACAAAGAATATTCTCGCGCCCCCCTCTGTACTTGAAAATAGATATCTTGGTATATATCCCAAAGATATATTTGGGACATATTACATTACAGATGACGAGGGAATTCCCTTAGCTAGTTGGCCACAAAGAGCAGGAAGTGTGGCTATAAAAGGCCCGCAATTAATAAGAGATAAAAATCAAATATATTCCATATTCTTAACTCAAAAAGGGATTTTGGAAATAAGAGATGTCGAAGGTAGCTTAATACACGACCCTGTTGAAATGGAAGGAACTTTCTATAGTTCTCCAGCCATAATAAAAAATAAAAGGGAACATGATGTTGTCATTATTAACAAAGATGGAGATATAACTATTTTTTCTCTTAAAGGAGAAATTCAAAATCAGTTTAAGGTCAAAATACCTAATTCTGAGACAGCTGGAATTATAGGATATGATATCAATGATGATGGCATTGAAGAATTATTTCTTTATGGTGCAGGAAGCAAGATATATGGATGGACCAAAGAAGGGAAACTTCTTGAAGGTTTTCCAGTAGAAGGTCATTTTAAACCAGTATTTACAGATTTGGATTCTAATGGTATTCCTGAAATGATTACTGGAGGTTTAGATAGAAAGATTTATGCTTATACTGTTCGATATGGTATAGAAGGAGAATGACCATGTTCAAGAAAACCTTTGTAATAATGATAATATCATCAGGTTTGATGTTTATGTCATGTATGTCTATGTCTGACAATGTAGTTCAAACCATTGATGAAGAATCTTTTCAGGAAACAGAAACTCTACTCAATGAAAGTATTAGATATTATCTTGGGTTACCTCTTAAGGAATCGGAGGAAACAATAAATTCACAGCTTGAAAAGCTACTAAATGTTCAGACATTTAACTTAGACTATAAAGCAAGAATCATTGGAATAAATGCTCTATGGAATGATCTTCATGGGCATAAGATCAAATCTAGATCCATGATTAAGGATTTGGAAGAAACAGGAAGATTAGATGAGTTATTGTATATCACCAGATCTTTGAACTCTGAAGAACCTATTAAAGAATTAGAAAAGGGCCTAGAGGAATTGTATGAACCTCGTTATCTACATTTCTTTCTTGGTGAAGCTTACTTTAAGGAAGGAGACTTTGGAAAAGCCACAACAGAATATGAAAAATGTCCTCCAGGCTTAGATTCAGACATTCAGGATATGATTGATAAACGAATTGATGCTGGACTAAAGTTATACAATCAGAATGAAATATCATCAAAGGAACTAAATATTTTATCAAAAGAACATGTAACCCTTGGTGACTTTATGAACCTTCTACATTCAGAATCAGATCTATATAGCAGATTAATTGGCACATCTAAAGAAGATACAGCTACAAATTGGAAATCAGCCAATTTATTGGAAAATAATGATAATTTAGAATCAGTACTACTTAGAAAAAAACTGGCAGACGTTTTATATAGACTGGCAGCTTACAAAGAAAACCCTGAAACATTAGAGAATTATAGTACCTCAAGCAATTCAGATAGCAGCTTGGAGATGTCCATAGCCACCAGCCCAATAAGTGATGTATCACTAAATGACGCTTATTTTCAGCCAATAATATTTGTTATTGAAAGGGAATGGATAAACATGATAGATGGTGAACATTTTAAACCGAACCAAGAAGTAACAGGTCAAGAACTACTCGCCATCATCGATGAACTTAAAGAATACTATAGTTTAAAAGGGTAAATACCCTTTAATCGTGCAATATTTATCTACACATAATCATTAAATGTAGTATAATATTGGCGATGAAGAATTTTACTGTACTTGATTTATTAGATCTTGATCTCAAGGAACGTGACTCTCTTAATTTGAAGTGTATTTCTGGTCGTCCTGGATTAGTTAATACGATAACAACGCCAAACATGAATAGACCAGGATTGGCATTAAGTGGTTTCTTTGAGGAGTTTGGTAATCAACGGGTACAAATATTTGGACAGGGAGAAAACGCTTATCTACTTAAGATGGGTGAAGAACAAAATTTTCAGACCATTCAAGATATTTTTCAATATACTATACCAGCCTGTATATTCACTCATAACAATGCGCCTCCCGATTGGTTCATTAAAATAGCAGAAAAAGCTAAGTGTCCTATATTAATAACAGACATTCCTACCACGGAATTTTCTTCCCGATTTATTCGAGCTTTAGATAATGTATTTGCTCCAAAAAAAACAATACATGGAGTTTTAGTCGAAGTATCAGGAAGAGGAGTGCTAATAACAGGAGATAGTGGTGTAGGAAAAAGTGAAACAGCCCTGGAATTGATTGAAAGAGGGCATCGCCTTGTAGCAGATGATGCAGTGGAAATCCGTTGTACTTCCGGAAATATTTTGGAAGGTTCAGGAACAAACAGGGCATTAGGGCACCATATGGAAATAAGAGGTTTAGGTATTATAAATGTAGCACACCTATTTGGTGTAGGTGCTATACGAGATGTTAAACAAGTACAGATGGTTGTCCATCTTGAGGAATGGGATAATAGCAAGACCTATGAAAGACTGGGACAAGCAGATGCCACAACGGATATTCTTGGCGTTAGTGTTCCTTATCTACTAATACCTGTGAAACCAGGTAGAAATATACCCATTATTATTGAAACAGCCGCTATGAATGAACGTTTAAAGAGACTTGGTTATTATTCTGCAAAAGAATTTAATCAGAACGTTTTGCAGTGGCTTGAAAGTGAAAATGCTCGTACCTTATACTTACAACGAAGCGATCTGGAAAATACTTAAAGGAAAGAGAATGGTCGATAAAGAGGTTGTTATTAAAAACAGAGCCGGAATACATGCTAGACCTGCAGCTATGATCGTACAAACAGCCAGCC contains:
- the thiW gene encoding energy coupling factor transporter S component ThiW, encoding MNPYKKIALVIIFMALGLALAPFTSIPIGIAKINPTQHFINVLLAILAGPWASVLSATGLAIIRNSLGLGTILAFPGGMIGAFIAGVLYKITGKFISASMGEVIGSGILAPLISSILIAPFIMGKHIGIVALIPSFLLSSLSGSILAYITIISLKKANVLPERSMPLHK
- a CDS encoding ATP-binding cassette domain-containing protein, with the translated sequence MYYLNDLCLYINNRLILSEITEVIKKGELIHLKGSNGSGKTSFLRILADLIPSLYPGVIQGNIKKEQTTVGLTGPWASSRLFCKTVWEELTFAQGSREELVEQYLDFFQINHLKERHPHQLSGGQQQLILLIAFLSLDRSVYLLDELLTQLSTPYRQKVLDLTRQLHSDGKTIVIIDHTYSVKEARTIMLPSIGREILMPQDKIRKNLIPKDKELCLINFQPQLTGFIQPIFNIKLEPGTMCLIKGDIGSGKSTLLKAIAGLIKSKGKCTYGNQPINIGICGYASQTPDTSFICSTVFKEIEFTPRKLERYNPNLIDNLLDDLNLRYLSDQSPFSLSFGEKKRLQLAMLLSFEPPILLLDEIDSGLDKISLKTITHVVENYLAAGNIVLWVSHSLKPKKSDIVIDL
- a CDS encoding dienelactone hydrolase family protein, whose translation is MNVNKFITTGFLLLLSGLIFGQNIENKKGKEVMVKEITYHVDGQRLVAYLAYEDNNTKKPGVIVVHEWTGLNDYAKKRARDLATEGYIALAIDMYGDGKEIDVSKARQMSSKVGSDFDLIKKRFNAGLDVLKSQPNVDTSRLGAIGYCFGGGIVLNMARMGVDLKGIVSFHGTINTGLNAKPGDIKTKLLVIQGQGDPVTPPERQEAFKQEMSNAKADYKYIIYPGVNAHNFTNPSGQTFYPEEASQAWKEMLVFFKENL
- a CDS encoding alpha/beta hydrolase, translated to MKICIILLMSLLSLISCQKYEQDNLDASFLNVKDLDAYLVEEESKYDDIVPGTEKVIHWYKESGRKTPLSIVYIHGFSATRMEVEPVPDQIADRIGANIFFTRLKGHGRTGEALGSASLEDWFQDMEEAMDIGKKIGEKVILMGTSTGATLETWYATRSQEDIEALLFISPNFYPKNKMSTLLTWPGAKNWLVPIIGKETSFTPLNEQHALYWTESYPTQALFPMMDLVKATEKSNIEDIKVPVLIFYSPKDHVVEPKRTEKVFNQFSSVKKEILPIVEGDNEEMHVIAGDILSPSNDEYFIEKAVEFIDSL
- the hprK gene encoding HPr(Ser) kinase/phosphatase — its product is MKNFTVLDLLDLDLKERDSLNLKCISGRPGLVNTITTPNMNRPGLALSGFFEEFGNQRVQIFGQGENAYLLKMGEEQNFQTIQDIFQYTIPACIFTHNNAPPDWFIKIAEKAKCPILITDIPTTEFSSRFIRALDNVFAPKKTIHGVLVEVSGRGVLITGDSGVGKSETALELIERGHRLVADDAVEIRCTSGNILEGSGTNRALGHHMEIRGLGIINVAHLFGVGAIRDVKQVQMVVHLEEWDNSKTYERLGQADATTDILGVSVPYLLIPVKPGRNIPIIIETAAMNERLKRLGYYSAKEFNQNVLQWLESENARTLYLQRSDLENT